In one window of Microbacterium natoriense DNA:
- the pheA gene encoding prephenate dehydratase, with translation MKRVTERRTYSYLGPAGTFTEAALDQVPEARGQEWRAVHNVGEALDDVLSGRSYAAMIAIENSIEGGVSTTQDALATLPGLRIVGEYLVQVNFVLVASPGTQLSDVQVIAAHPVAYAQCHGWLGANLPQHSHVPAASNVASAIGVLDGTLPAQAAIAPPGIVRHYDVDVLAEDIGDNKQAVTRFVLVTRTMRSPEPTGADKTSLIVELPHDHPGSLLEMLEQFSTRGINLSLIESRPIGDELGRYRFVIDADGHVSHERMADALLGIRRFSPRVVFLGSYPRADRQIVQYPERYEDDVFVEARDWLRGILSGEPED, from the coding sequence GTGAAACGCGTGACCGAACGCCGCACGTACAGCTATCTGGGACCCGCAGGAACGTTCACCGAAGCGGCGCTCGACCAGGTTCCCGAGGCCCGCGGCCAGGAGTGGCGTGCGGTGCACAACGTCGGCGAGGCGCTCGACGACGTCCTCTCCGGTCGGTCGTACGCCGCCATGATCGCGATCGAGAACTCGATCGAGGGCGGCGTGTCGACCACACAGGACGCCCTCGCGACGCTGCCGGGTCTGCGCATCGTCGGCGAGTACCTGGTGCAGGTGAACTTCGTGCTGGTGGCGTCGCCCGGCACACAGCTGTCCGACGTTCAGGTGATCGCCGCCCACCCCGTCGCCTACGCGCAATGTCACGGCTGGCTGGGCGCCAATCTCCCTCAGCATTCGCACGTGCCGGCCGCGTCCAACGTCGCCTCCGCCATCGGGGTGCTCGACGGCACGCTCCCCGCCCAGGCCGCGATCGCGCCTCCGGGGATCGTCCGGCACTACGACGTCGATGTGCTCGCCGAAGACATCGGCGACAACAAGCAGGCGGTCACCCGCTTCGTGCTCGTGACCCGCACGATGCGCTCGCCCGAGCCGACGGGCGCCGACAAGACGTCGCTGATCGTCGAGCTGCCCCACGATCATCCGGGGTCGCTGCTCGAGATGCTCGAGCAGTTCTCGACACGAGGGATCAACTTGTCGCTCATCGAGTCGCGCCCGATCGGCGACGAGCTCGGCCGCTACCGGTTCGTGATCGACGCAGACGGGCACGTCAGCCACGAGCGCATGGCCGACGCGCTGCTCGGCATCCGCCGTTTCAGCCCCCGCGTCGTCTTCCTCGGGTCGTATCCGCGTGCCGATCGGCAGATCGTCCAGTACCCGGAGAGGTACGAGGACGACGTGTTCGTCGAGGCGCGCGACTGGCTGCGCGGCATCCTGTCGGGCGAGCCCGAGGACTGA
- a CDS encoding carbohydrate ABC transporter permease, protein MTIHAADAATAADAPKAAAGTIASPPPARRRRRHRTQGQWWIPWAFLMPALLLFLVFRYIPMVQAIQMSVENVRPYLGNEFVGAQNYQVILSDPAFRDATINTVILAVGQTVGCLLLGFLLALLLEGQTRKLSFIRSAAFLPVVVPMAVVAELWRIMYYPSADGFLNNIIGVVGLGPSEYINSPDSAMWSVMLMGIWRGGPYDMMIILAGLAGIDRGLYEAATVDGANRWQRIVHVTLPGLRPVFTILFILAAIRGFRVFTEVFLMTNGGPNGATEVVMTLLYKLGLEQGKLGVGSAGAVLLFLATLVLTLVVQLITRRKKDA, encoded by the coding sequence GTGACCATCCACGCAGCCGACGCCGCCACGGCGGCCGACGCTCCCAAGGCAGCGGCGGGGACCATCGCGTCCCCGCCGCCCGCCCGGCGGCGTCGCCGCCACCGCACGCAGGGCCAATGGTGGATCCCGTGGGCGTTCCTCATGCCCGCCCTGCTGCTGTTCCTCGTGTTCCGCTACATCCCGATGGTGCAGGCCATCCAGATGTCCGTGGAGAACGTGCGCCCGTATCTCGGCAACGAGTTCGTGGGCGCGCAGAACTACCAGGTGATCCTGTCCGACCCGGCATTCCGCGACGCGACGATCAACACCGTGATCCTCGCCGTCGGCCAGACGGTCGGATGCCTGCTGCTCGGCTTCCTCCTCGCGCTGCTGCTCGAGGGTCAGACCCGCAAGCTCTCTTTCATCCGATCCGCGGCCTTCCTGCCGGTCGTCGTTCCCATGGCGGTCGTCGCCGAGCTGTGGCGCATCATGTACTACCCGTCGGCCGACGGGTTCCTGAACAACATCATCGGCGTCGTCGGCCTCGGCCCCAGCGAGTACATCAACAGCCCGGATTCGGCCATGTGGTCGGTCATGCTGATGGGCATCTGGCGCGGCGGTCCGTACGACATGATGATCATCCTGGCCGGTCTCGCCGGCATCGACCGCGGACTCTACGAGGCCGCGACGGTCGACGGGGCGAACCGCTGGCAGCGCATCGTCCACGTGACGCTCCCCGGGCTCCGTCCGGTGTTCACGATCCTGTTCATCCTGGCCGCGATCCGCGGGTTCCGGGTGTTCACCGAGGTGTTCCTGATGACCAACGGCGGCCCGAACGGCGCCACCGAGGTCGTGATGACCCTCCTCTACAAGCTCGGCCTGGAACAGGGCAAGCTCGGAGTCGGCTCGGCCGGCGCCGTGCTGCTGTTCCTGGCGACCCTCGTGCTCACCCTCGTGGTGCAGCTGATCACCCGCAGGAAGAAGGACGCATGA
- a CDS encoding ABC transporter substrate-binding protein — MHTKMKAAAVLGVVTLALAGCTSAAPATGGGSGVKQDEEAVLEVWTRTTPGSASEAATIRQVEAFTEATGYKAEVTAIFDDFETKLAQRAGQKDLPDIVLNDVSQLGTMQTQGILREIDLKDVENSKDLSPQALEAGQAVDGKTYGIPYSAQANALYIRSDWLQKLGLKAPTNWDEMLEVATAFTQNDPDGNGQADTYGLAVPGSTKRGYASWYFSNFLWSAGGDFISGSGDEWLPSMSSDEAVEATTWFRDLQCKAGVIQPGAVSMDTPPTNETFESGVTGMYVTGPYMMPRFDKVLGADKYEVVPMPEGPKDDSVLAEGGTVYLMAGSENEKGQTAFADWYISPEAQKFGMEGTEAFAIQLPVNEKVDIAEVRDDARWQTFATAYKESGHYAPTIPSWTPVRQMSADTINALLADCSLDVEEELTKLDGKLTAELLTQGILKQ; from the coding sequence ATGCACACAAAGATGAAAGCAGCCGCCGTCCTCGGCGTCGTCACCCTCGCGCTCGCCGGCTGCACCAGTGCGGCTCCCGCCACGGGCGGCGGATCCGGCGTGAAGCAGGATGAGGAAGCCGTCCTCGAGGTCTGGACCCGGACCACACCGGGCAGCGCCAGCGAGGCGGCGACCATCCGGCAGGTCGAGGCCTTCACCGAGGCCACCGGCTACAAAGCCGAGGTCACCGCGATCTTCGACGACTTCGAGACCAAGCTCGCGCAGCGCGCAGGTCAGAAGGACCTGCCCGACATCGTCCTGAACGACGTCAGCCAGCTCGGCACCATGCAGACGCAGGGCATCCTGCGCGAGATCGACCTCAAGGACGTCGAGAACTCGAAGGATCTGTCTCCGCAGGCCCTCGAGGCGGGCCAGGCCGTCGACGGAAAGACCTACGGCATCCCCTACTCCGCGCAGGCCAACGCCCTCTACATCCGCAGCGACTGGTTGCAGAAGCTGGGGCTGAAAGCGCCGACGAACTGGGACGAGATGCTCGAAGTCGCCACGGCGTTCACCCAGAACGACCCCGACGGCAACGGCCAGGCCGACACCTACGGGCTCGCGGTACCCGGCTCGACCAAGCGCGGGTACGCCTCGTGGTACTTCTCGAACTTCCTGTGGTCAGCGGGCGGCGACTTCATCAGCGGCTCGGGTGACGAGTGGCTGCCGTCCATGAGCTCGGATGAGGCGGTCGAGGCGACCACTTGGTTCCGCGATCTGCAGTGCAAGGCGGGGGTCATCCAGCCCGGCGCCGTCAGCATGGACACCCCGCCGACGAACGAGACCTTCGAGTCGGGCGTCACCGGGATGTACGTCACCGGCCCGTACATGATGCCGCGCTTCGACAAGGTGCTCGGCGCCGACAAGTACGAGGTCGTCCCGATGCCTGAGGGCCCGAAGGACGACTCGGTGCTCGCCGAGGGCGGCACGGTCTACCTGATGGCCGGCTCTGAGAACGAGAAGGGCCAGACCGCGTTCGCGGACTGGTACATCAGCCCCGAGGCCCAGAAGTTCGGCATGGAGGGCACCGAGGCGTTCGCCATCCAGCTGCCGGTGAACGAGAAGGTCGACATCGCCGAGGTTCGCGACGACGCCCGCTGGCAGACGTTCGCCACCGCCTACAAGGAGAGCGGTCACTACGCGCCGACCATCCCGAGCTGGACTCCGGTGCGCCAGATGAGCGCCGACACGATCAACGCCCTCCTCGCCGACTGTTCTCTCGACGTCGAAGAGGAACTCACCAAGCTCGACGGCAAGCTGACGGCCGAGCTCCTCACGCAGGGAATCCTCAAGCAGTGA
- the pgm gene encoding phosphoglucomutase (alpha-D-glucose-1,6-bisphosphate-dependent): MTSRAGLPAEDTDLIDVDELIAAYYDRQPNPDVAAERVVFGTSGHRGSSLSNSFNENHILATTQAIVDYRNGQGISGPLFLGRDTHALSLPAERSAIEVLVANGVDVRVDARDAWVPTPALSHAILTYNRALAADAAGRADGIVVTPSHNPPRDGGFKYNPPHGGPADTDATGWIANRANELIAAGLDGVKRIRHADIDADKLGSYDFRDAYVRDLSSIIDVEAIRNAGVRIGADPLGGASVEYWALISEVYDLDLTVVNPEVDPTWRFMTLDWDEKIRMDPSSPSAMASLVAKKGDFDVLTGNDADADRHGIVTPDAGLMNPNHYLAVAIDYLFSHRAEWPRDAAIGKTLVSSMIIDRVAESLGRRLLEVPVGFKWFVPGLLDGSVAFGGEESAGASFLRKDGSVWSTDKDGILLCLLAAEIIAVTGKSPSERYRELEEAFGASAYQRVDAPATPEQKATLGKLAPDAVSATTLAGEAITAKLSHAPGNGAAIGGLKVQTEHAWFAARPSGTEDVYKLYAESLLGPEHLAEVQTEARAVVSAALGG; the protein is encoded by the coding sequence ATGACGAGCCGCGCCGGCCTCCCTGCGGAGGACACTGACCTCATCGATGTCGACGAGCTGATCGCCGCCTACTACGATCGCCAGCCGAATCCCGATGTCGCCGCCGAGCGCGTCGTGTTCGGCACGAGCGGTCATCGTGGCTCGTCGCTGTCGAACAGCTTCAACGAGAACCACATCCTCGCCACCACGCAGGCGATCGTCGACTACCGGAACGGACAGGGCATCTCGGGCCCGCTGTTCCTCGGCCGCGACACTCACGCGCTCTCGCTCCCCGCCGAGCGCAGCGCGATCGAGGTGCTCGTGGCGAACGGCGTCGACGTGCGGGTGGATGCCCGTGACGCCTGGGTGCCGACCCCCGCGCTCAGCCATGCGATCCTCACCTACAACCGCGCCCTCGCGGCCGACGCCGCCGGACGCGCAGACGGCATCGTCGTCACTCCGAGCCACAATCCCCCGCGCGACGGGGGCTTCAAGTACAACCCCCCGCACGGCGGCCCCGCGGACACCGACGCCACCGGATGGATCGCGAATCGCGCGAACGAGCTGATCGCCGCCGGTCTCGACGGCGTCAAGCGCATTCGCCATGCAGACATCGACGCCGACAAGCTCGGCAGCTACGACTTCCGCGACGCCTACGTGCGCGACCTCTCCTCGATCATCGACGTCGAGGCCATCCGCAACGCGGGTGTGCGCATCGGCGCAGACCCGCTGGGCGGAGCATCCGTCGAATACTGGGCGTTGATCTCGGAGGTCTACGACCTCGATCTCACGGTCGTGAACCCCGAGGTCGATCCGACCTGGCGCTTCATGACGCTCGATTGGGACGAGAAGATCCGTATGGACCCGTCGTCTCCGTCGGCGATGGCGTCGCTCGTCGCGAAGAAGGGCGACTTCGACGTCCTGACCGGCAACGACGCCGATGCCGACCGTCACGGCATCGTGACGCCGGATGCCGGTCTCATGAACCCCAACCACTACCTCGCCGTCGCGATCGACTATCTGTTCTCGCACCGCGCCGAGTGGCCGCGCGATGCCGCGATCGGCAAGACCTTGGTGTCGTCGATGATCATCGACCGGGTCGCGGAGTCGCTGGGCCGGCGGCTGCTCGAGGTCCCCGTGGGCTTCAAGTGGTTCGTGCCGGGGCTCCTCGACGGTTCGGTCGCGTTCGGGGGCGAGGAGTCCGCCGGCGCCTCGTTCCTGCGCAAGGACGGCTCGGTCTGGTCGACCGACAAGGACGGCATCCTGCTCTGCCTGCTCGCGGCCGAGATCATCGCCGTGACGGGCAAGAGCCCCTCGGAGCGGTACCGCGAGCTCGAAGAGGCGTTCGGCGCCTCCGCGTACCAGCGCGTCGACGCCCCGGCGACGCCGGAGCAGAAGGCGACGCTCGGCAAGCTGGCCCCGGATGCCGTCAGCGCGACGACCCTCGCGGGTGAGGCCATCACCGCCAAGCTGTCGCATGCCCCCGGCAACGGCGCTGCGATCGGCGGGCTGAAGGTGCAGACCGAGCACGCGTGGTTCGCCGCGCGCCCTTCCGGCACCGAGGACGTCTACAAGCTGTACGCCGAGAGCCTGCTCGGACCCGAGCACCTCGCCGAGGTGCAGACCGAGGCTCGCGCCGTGGTGTCTGCCGCCCTGGGCGGTTGA
- a CDS encoding glycerate kinase: MTRVVLAPDSFKGTIMAADAAAALAEGWASVDSAAEFVHRPMADGGEGTVAAFAAAVPGSQRMPVTVDGPAGVPVETSWLLLPDGTAVIDLASTSGIELLRELRPWDADTTGLGQALVAALDHGVTRVVVGIGSSASTDGGTGMLSALGARFLDAAGAPVARGARGLADIVSVDLSGLRSAPEVRVLTDVTNPLTGPRGAAAVFGPQKGLAPAEIPAVDIALARLAALLGLDAELPGTGAAGGVGGALVAWGATLAPGAAEVATLIGLAEAIADADVVITGEGSYDGQSGDGKVPSFIAAVAAESNTVAMLAAGRITADADIALFTASASLTELAGSSDSALADPARWLRVAGAALAESR, from the coding sequence GTGACGCGGGTCGTGCTGGCGCCTGACAGTTTCAAGGGCACGATCATGGCCGCGGACGCCGCCGCGGCGCTCGCCGAGGGCTGGGCGTCCGTCGACTCCGCCGCGGAGTTCGTGCATCGGCCGATGGCCGACGGCGGTGAGGGCACGGTTGCGGCGTTCGCCGCGGCGGTGCCGGGTTCTCAGCGGATGCCGGTCACAGTCGACGGGCCGGCAGGCGTGCCCGTCGAGACGTCCTGGCTGCTGCTCCCCGACGGCACGGCCGTGATCGATCTGGCGTCGACCAGCGGCATCGAGCTTCTCAGGGAACTGCGCCCATGGGACGCGGACACCACAGGTCTCGGACAGGCGCTCGTCGCCGCCCTCGACCACGGCGTCACGCGCGTCGTGGTCGGCATCGGATCGAGCGCCTCGACCGACGGCGGCACCGGGATGCTGTCGGCTCTGGGGGCTCGGTTCCTCGACGCCGCCGGCGCGCCAGTCGCACGCGGAGCCCGAGGGCTTGCGGACATCGTCTCGGTCGACCTCAGCGGGCTCCGGTCGGCGCCCGAGGTGCGAGTCCTCACCGACGTGACCAACCCGCTCACCGGCCCGCGGGGCGCCGCGGCGGTCTTCGGCCCGCAGAAGGGGCTCGCGCCTGCGGAGATCCCGGCGGTCGACATCGCGCTCGCACGGCTGGCCGCACTGCTCGGGCTCGATGCAGAGCTGCCCGGCACGGGTGCGGCCGGAGGTGTCGGAGGAGCGCTCGTGGCGTGGGGAGCGACGCTCGCCCCCGGCGCCGCCGAGGTCGCGACGCTGATCGGACTCGCCGAGGCGATCGCCGACGCCGACGTCGTGATCACCGGGGAAGGGTCCTACGACGGACAGTCCGGCGACGGCAAGGTGCCCTCGTTCATCGCCGCGGTCGCGGCGGAGTCGAACACCGTCGCCATGCTGGCGGCCGGCCGCATCACGGCGGATGCCGACATCGCGCTGTTCACGGCATCCGCATCTCTCACCGAGCTCGCGGGGTCGTCGGACTCCGCCCTCGCCGACCCCGCGCGCTGGCTGCGCGTCGCCGGTGCAGCTCTCGCCGAGTCCCGCTGA
- a CDS encoding carbohydrate ABC transporter permease — protein sequence MSVGTDTALGLTESRTVVGIAVKVVIYAVVVALFAGPLIALLSGAFSEVSDPTDLSVIPNRPTLENFAIAFDFGVLGYLANSFFVVGFGLLLQVIVSVLAGYALARKRFRFSALVMVAILATMMLPEEILALPLSILLADLPILHINLMGTLAGMIVPLGAWAFSILVMTEFMKDVPLELEEAARIDGASELRVFAQIIVPLCKPALGVIGVFGFTMIWDQYLLPLLVSQSSDTYTLPLALRTLRIEPEVTPGVVMAASLLALAPSVLVFLLFQRSFARGLTSGALKG from the coding sequence ATGAGCGTCGGAACAGACACCGCTCTCGGACTCACCGAGAGCCGCACGGTCGTCGGGATCGCCGTCAAGGTCGTGATCTACGCCGTGGTCGTCGCCCTGTTCGCTGGTCCTCTGATCGCCCTGCTGTCCGGAGCGTTCAGCGAGGTCTCCGACCCGACCGATCTCAGCGTGATCCCGAACCGTCCGACTCTCGAGAACTTCGCGATCGCCTTCGACTTCGGAGTGCTCGGCTACCTCGCGAACTCGTTCTTCGTGGTGGGCTTCGGGCTGCTCCTGCAGGTGATCGTCTCGGTCCTCGCCGGCTACGCCCTGGCACGCAAGAGGTTCCGCTTCTCGGCCCTCGTCATGGTCGCGATCCTCGCCACCATGATGCTCCCCGAGGAGATCCTCGCCCTGCCGCTGTCGATCCTGCTCGCCGACCTCCCGATCCTGCACATCAACCTGATGGGAACCCTCGCCGGAATGATCGTTCCGCTGGGGGCCTGGGCGTTCTCGATCCTCGTGATGACCGAATTCATGAAGGACGTGCCGCTCGAACTCGAAGAGGCCGCCCGTATCGACGGCGCCAGCGAACTCCGGGTGTTCGCGCAGATCATCGTGCCCCTGTGTAAGCCCGCGCTGGGTGTGATCGGCGTGTTCGGCTTCACGATGATCTGGGACCAGTACCTGCTGCCCCTGCTCGTCTCGCAGTCGAGCGACACGTACACGCTTCCACTCGCTCTGCGCACGCTGCGCATCGAGCCGGAGGTCACGCCCGGTGTGGTGATGGCGGCATCGCTGCTGGCCCTCGCGCCCTCGGTGCTCGTGTTCCTGCTGTTCCAGCGTTCCTTCGCCCGCGGACTCACGTCCGGTGCGCTCAAGGGCTGA
- a CDS encoding endonuclease domain-containing protein → MERVLSLAPRLRSEQRVGGSTALQVWRYPHPNLWLIEDDIEIVVPTDAARPRLVGVKSTRLARSRIRGWMLDGIPIVDPIGALFMCAKDLTEDQIVVLLDSMITTSENYPDIRENRPIFTPAEIAVRLREWRRFPSCGQVRDALARIRHHVESPKETETRLLLIASGLPEPAVQHSVYDRGRFVARVDLAYPGLKIAIEYEGDGHRRSKSQWRHDIQRQRDLEDLGWIVIRVTELDLRHGGAPLLHRIRNAIAAR, encoded by the coding sequence ATGGAGAGAGTGCTCAGTCTCGCACCTCGCCTGCGCAGCGAACAGCGCGTCGGCGGCAGCACCGCCCTCCAGGTGTGGCGATACCCTCATCCGAATCTCTGGCTGATCGAAGACGACATCGAGATCGTCGTGCCGACGGATGCTGCGCGCCCCCGGCTCGTGGGGGTGAAGAGCACACGCCTCGCCCGCTCTCGCATCCGGGGCTGGATGCTGGACGGCATCCCCATCGTCGATCCGATCGGGGCGTTGTTCATGTGCGCGAAGGATCTCACCGAGGACCAGATCGTCGTGCTCCTCGATTCGATGATCACCACGTCCGAGAACTACCCCGATATTCGCGAGAACCGACCGATCTTCACGCCGGCCGAGATAGCGGTCAGGCTTCGCGAATGGCGACGGTTTCCCTCTTGCGGTCAAGTCCGTGACGCTCTTGCTCGGATCCGACACCATGTCGAGTCTCCGAAGGAGACGGAGACTCGCTTGCTGCTCATCGCGAGCGGGTTGCCTGAACCTGCCGTTCAGCACTCCGTATACGATCGCGGACGCTTCGTGGCACGAGTCGACCTCGCGTATCCGGGTCTCAAGATCGCGATCGAATACGAGGGCGACGGACATCGGCGCAGCAAGTCGCAGTGGCGGCACGACATCCAGCGACAGCGCGACCTCGAAGACCTCGGCTGGATCGTGATCCGGGTCACCGAACTCGACCTCCGCCACGGCGGCGCTCCCTTGCTCCACCGCATCCGCAACGCGATCGCGGCCCGCTGA
- a CDS encoding hydroxyacid dehydrogenase, with amino-acid sequence MERVKVRLVMEERRRPDVYPAEVLADIDRIADLARPFLTAQELADQPDALRDTEVLLTGWGAPVIDAALLERAPRLRAVLHAAGSVKHIVTDAAWERGVVVVSAASANAEPVAAMTAAQILLAARGVQASRRVYRAERSLAASRVASGARGSVVGLVALGEIGRRVAERLRGTGVRMLAADPFASAETAAELGVELVPLEELFSDSDVVSLHAPLLPSTTGMIGAALLERMPRDATLINTARGGLIDEPALIDVLSRRGDLTALLDVTVTEPPASDSPLWALENVELTPHVAGSMGADRAGMGQLVCDELERLIEGGSLRHEITREALARTA; translated from the coding sequence ATGGAACGTGTAAAGGTGCGTCTGGTGATGGAGGAGCGGCGTCGACCCGACGTCTATCCGGCCGAGGTGCTGGCTGATATCGACCGTATCGCGGACCTGGCCAGGCCGTTCCTCACCGCGCAGGAGCTGGCGGATCAGCCCGACGCGCTGCGGGACACCGAGGTGCTGCTCACCGGATGGGGGGCGCCCGTGATCGATGCCGCCCTGCTCGAGCGGGCGCCGCGGCTGCGCGCCGTGCTGCACGCAGCCGGCTCGGTCAAGCACATCGTGACCGACGCCGCATGGGAGCGGGGCGTCGTCGTGGTCTCGGCGGCGTCGGCGAACGCCGAGCCGGTCGCGGCGATGACGGCGGCTCAGATCCTGCTCGCGGCACGTGGAGTCCAGGCCTCTCGCCGGGTGTACCGGGCCGAGCGGTCACTGGCCGCGTCTCGGGTCGCCTCGGGTGCACGGGGGAGCGTCGTCGGCCTGGTGGCCCTCGGCGAGATCGGCCGACGCGTCGCCGAACGGCTGCGCGGCACGGGCGTGCGGATGCTCGCGGCCGACCCCTTCGCGTCAGCGGAAACAGCAGCCGAGCTCGGTGTGGAACTCGTCCCGCTGGAGGAGCTGTTCTCGGACTCTGACGTGGTGAGCCTGCACGCGCCGCTGCTGCCGTCGACGACGGGGATGATCGGTGCGGCGCTGCTCGAGCGGATGCCGCGGGACGCGACCCTCATCAACACGGCTCGCGGCGGGCTCATCGACGAGCCCGCGCTGATCGACGTGCTCTCGCGGCGGGGAGATCTGACGGCACTGCTCGATGTCACCGTGACGGAGCCGCCGGCATCCGACTCGCCCCTCTGGGCGCTCGAGAACGTGGAGCTCACACCGCACGTGGCCGGCTCCATGGGCGCCGACCGTGCCGGGATGGGCCAGCTCGTCTGCGATGAGCTGGAGCGGCTGATCGAGGGCGGGTCGCTGAGGCACGAGATCACCCGGGAGGCGCTCGCTCGGACGGCCTGA
- a CDS encoding LacI family DNA-binding transcriptional regulator — protein sequence MSSPESLSRHRQARSARGAAATLHDVAREAGVSLATASRVLNGSERKVAESFRERVEAAAKTLGYTANVSAQATARGTSPVIALLVADIADPYFGLIASGVARGADEHGLVVTVAITERDPEREARIIRALRGQRPQGLILSASRTDDTESDTARELAGFAALGGRIVTFGAGGVENRHVEIDNRSGAEDLGRQMAALGYRSAIAIGAASGVRTSDDRLAGFRAGFESGGGTLGRVLRGDFRRESGAASMTQALTEGVEPGTLVFCISDVVAIGAMSALREAGREIGTDVAVCGFDDVPSSIDVTPALTTVRIPLAEVGYQAFRATVDADWTQPPLPLEVVVRASTPGLS from the coding sequence ATGAGCTCACCGGAAAGCCTTTCCCGGCATCGGCAGGCCCGATCGGCGCGCGGCGCCGCAGCCACGCTGCATGACGTCGCCCGCGAGGCAGGAGTGTCGCTCGCCACCGCATCCCGCGTTCTCAACGGATCCGAGCGCAAGGTCGCCGAGTCGTTCCGCGAACGGGTCGAGGCGGCGGCGAAGACGCTGGGCTACACCGCGAACGTCTCGGCGCAGGCGACCGCGCGCGGCACCTCGCCCGTGATCGCCCTGCTCGTCGCCGACATCGCCGACCCCTACTTCGGCCTGATCGCCTCGGGCGTCGCCCGCGGTGCGGACGAGCACGGTCTCGTCGTGACGGTCGCGATCACCGAGCGCGACCCCGAACGCGAAGCGCGCATCATCAGAGCGCTGCGCGGTCAGCGGCCGCAGGGACTCATCCTCTCCGCCTCTCGCACCGACGACACCGAGTCCGACACCGCGCGGGAACTCGCGGGATTCGCGGCCCTCGGCGGGCGCATCGTGACGTTCGGCGCCGGCGGCGTCGAGAACCGGCACGTCGAGATCGACAACCGCTCGGGTGCCGAGGATCTCGGCCGGCAGATGGCGGCGCTCGGCTACCGCTCGGCGATCGCGATCGGCGCAGCATCCGGAGTCCGCACCTCCGACGACCGTCTCGCCGGCTTCCGCGCCGGATTCGAGAGCGGAGGCGGCACGCTCGGGCGCGTTCTCAGAGGCGACTTCCGTCGAGAATCGGGGGCAGCCAGCATGACGCAGGCCCTCACGGAGGGCGTGGAGCCGGGCACCCTCGTGTTCTGCATCAGCGATGTCGTCGCTATCGGCGCGATGTCGGCGCTGCGCGAGGCCGGGCGGGAGATCGGAACGGACGTCGCCGTGTGCGGTTTCGACGACGTGCCCTCCAGCATCGACGTCACACCCGCGCTCACGACCGTGCGCATCCCGCTGGCCGAGGTCGGCTACCAGGCGTTCCGGGCCACCGTCGACGCCGACTGGACGCAGCCTCCGCTGCCCCTCGAGGTCGTCGTGCGCGCGAGCACTCCGGGTCTGTCGTGA